From the Desulfovibrio sp. JY genome, one window contains:
- a CDS encoding DEAD/DEAH box helicase has translation MSFDSFCLHPTLCANIARIGYETPTPIQTEAIPHVAAGRDLMGLAQTGTGKTAAFLLPIIHRLMTTKPEKRGVRALILAPTRELAEQIYRAGVDLGRGTRLRAAVIYGGVGMFPQVRALRQGLDLVVACPGRLLDHMNQGNVRFDALETLVLDEADHMFDMGFLPDLRRILAAVPEKRQTLLFSATMPAAIAGLAGETLTDPVTVRIGHLAPLSTVEHAIYPVSSAQKTPLLLHLLGQAGKESVIVFTRTKHRAKNLAQQLCRAGHKATCLQGNLSQRQRQIAMDGFRRGTFQVLVATDIAARGIDVSQVSHVVNYDIPDTPEAYTHRIGRTGRAERDGQAHTFVTGEDMSMVRAIERHMKKPLPRRSVEGFEPDPNEFRRPSAPARSPYRGRQGGFGGASRYAGSGPRRQGDGPRSDRRTDGRGNTERPRDDRPRAAQPRQGASGGQPRFNYDAPATDAPRQGDHRPRRHVQADATAA, from the coding sequence TTGAGCTTCGACTCTTTTTGCCTGCACCCGACGCTTTGCGCCAACATCGCCCGCATAGGTTACGAAACCCCGACCCCCATCCAGACCGAAGCCATTCCCCACGTGGCCGCCGGTCGTGACCTCATGGGCCTGGCGCAGACCGGCACCGGCAAGACCGCTGCCTTCCTGCTGCCCATCATCCACCGGCTCATGACCACCAAGCCGGAAAAACGGGGCGTGCGCGCGCTCATCCTCGCCCCCACCCGCGAGCTGGCCGAACAGATCTACCGCGCCGGCGTCGACCTCGGCCGGGGCACCCGCCTGCGCGCTGCCGTCATCTACGGCGGCGTGGGCATGTTCCCCCAGGTCCGCGCCCTGCGCCAGGGCCTGGACCTCGTGGTGGCCTGCCCCGGACGCCTGCTCGACCATATGAACCAGGGCAACGTCCGCTTCGACGCCCTGGAAACCCTCGTCCTCGACGAAGCCGACCACATGTTCGACATGGGCTTTCTGCCCGACCTGCGACGCATCCTGGCCGCGGTGCCGGAAAAGCGGCAGACCCTGCTCTTTTCGGCCACCATGCCCGCGGCCATCGCCGGACTGGCCGGCGAGACCCTGACCGACCCGGTCACCGTGCGCATCGGCCACCTGGCCCCGCTCTCCACGGTGGAGCACGCCATCTACCCCGTGTCCTCCGCCCAGAAGACGCCGCTTTTGCTCCATCTGCTCGGCCAGGCCGGCAAGGAGTCGGTGATCGTCTTCACCCGCACCAAGCACCGGGCCAAAAACCTGGCCCAGCAGCTGTGCCGCGCCGGACACAAGGCCACCTGCCTCCAGGGGAACCTGTCCCAGCGCCAGCGCCAGATCGCCATGGACGGCTTCCGCCGCGGCACCTTCCAGGTGCTCGTGGCCACGGACATCGCCGCCCGGGGCATCGACGTGTCCCAGGTGTCCCACGTGGTCAACTACGACATCCCGGACACCCCCGAGGCCTATACCCACCGCATCGGCCGCACCGGCCGCGCCGAACGCGACGGACAGGCCCACACCTTCGTCACCGGCGAGGACATGAGCATGGTGCGCGCCATCGAGCGCCACATGAAAAAGCCCCTGCCCCGGCGCTCGGTGGAAGGCTTCGAGCCCGATCCCAATGAGTTTCGCCGTCCGTCCGCGCCCGCGCGCTCGCCCTACCGGGGCCGCCAGGGCGGTTTCGGCGGCGCGTCCCGCTATGCCGGCTCGGGTCCCCGCCGCCAGGGCGACGGCCCCCGCTCCGATCGCCGCACGGATGGACGCGGCAACACCGAACGTCCCCGCGACGACCGCCCGCGTGCCGCCCAGCCGCGTCAGGGCGCAAGCGGCGGCCAGCCTCGTTTCAACTACGACGCGCCGGCCACTGACGCCCCGCGTCAGGGCGACCACCGCCCCCGCCGCCACGTCCAGGCCGACGCCACGGCGGCGTAG
- a CDS encoding Lrp/AsnC family transcriptional regulator gives MIDEIDRRILMILQDNARTSNADIARAVSMAPSAVLERVRKLERKGVIIGYEARIDPSAVDLDLTAFTFVKTDEPVGAIDTGQQLAAVPGVQEVHYVAGTAAYLIKVRAPDTRSLAELLKVIGRLSTVRDTNTTVVLQTVKETGALPLANPPASGEEK, from the coding sequence ATGATCGACGAAATCGACCGCCGAATTTTGATGATCCTTCAGGACAACGCCCGCACCTCCAACGCCGACATTGCCCGGGCCGTTTCCATGGCCCCCTCGGCGGTGCTGGAGCGGGTGCGCAAGCTCGAGCGCAAGGGCGTCATCATCGGCTACGAGGCCCGCATCGATCCTTCCGCCGTGGATTTGGACCTTACGGCGTTCACCTTCGTCAAGACCGACGAACCCGTGGGCGCCATCGACACCGGCCAGCAGCTGGCCGCCGTGCCCGGGGTCCAGGAAGTCCACTACGTGGCCGGCACGGCCGCCTACCTGATCAAGGTCCGGGCTCCGGACACCCGCTCCCTGGCCGAGTTGCTCAAGGTCATCGGCAGGCTTTCCACCGTGCGCGACACCAATACCACGGTGGTGCTGCAAACCGTCAAGGAAACCGGGGCGCTGCCCCTTGCCAACCCACCCGCATCCGGAGAGGAAAAATGA
- the pruA gene encoding L-glutamate gamma-semialdehyde dehydrogenase, whose amino-acid sequence MNPQLDEAIRQRGKAFFASIRGESPSIFNKGFWTGKVMDWAMKNEGFKVQLFRFVDVLPYLTTSGNLSRHIEEYFAGGEAGDIPAVLKWGAEKSGLFGGVAAKLMGKAIRSNIEGMARQFIVGEQTKEAVKNLSKIRKDGFAFTVDLLGEATVSELESDAYRDGYLEVLDAIAAEQKSWKPFGAGTEGLDWGSAPKVNASIKPSALFSQASPMDFEGSVEGILARMRPVYRKIMAMGGAMCIDMEQLKYKDITIELFKRLRSEAEFRDYPYLSIVLQAYMRETEHDIKDLIAWGRAEGLPFGMRLVKGAYWDYETVIAKQMGWPVPVWTRKPESDIAHEKLARLILENSDLVYFQCASHNIRTISNVMETAAELQVPENRYEFQALYGMAEPVRKGLLKVAGRVRLYCPYGELLPGMAYLVRRLLENTANESFLRLSFADGEAEDRLLENPQLTLERELAAAPPKPAEQAPIDGLTAFRNEPLADFTVAELRKAFPEAIAQVRGEAGRLLPLRIGGKSVETDDRIPTVNPADPGEVLASVCQAGTDEVDAAIDAAEAAFPAWRDTSAKERAAIILKAAAIARRDIVALSATQVLEVGKQWGQAYNDVGEAIDFLEYYAREAVRLGSPKRMGREPGEKNHLFYEPKGVTAVIAPWNFPLAISVGMTAAAIVAGNTVVYKPSSLSSLTGYGMAEIFREAGLPDGVFNYCPGRGSVMGDHLVEHPKVSTIAFTGSMETGLRIQEKAAKVQPGQAYCKKVIAEMGGKNAIIIDDDADLDEAILGVVYSAFGFQGQKCSACSRVIVVDSIYDKFVSRLTEACGSLRTGPSEDPENAMGPVVDPAQQKKVQEYLQVAHEEGQVLVERQTSGPGYYAPLVVVAGIRPEHRLAQEEVFGPILAVMKAESFDQAVEWATSTRFALTGGVYSRSPRHLEKARREFRVGNLYLNRNCVGAMVGRQPFGGSRMSGVGSKSGGPDYLLQFMEPRVVTENTIRRGFTPIDEDDEWFE is encoded by the coding sequence ATGAATCCCCAACTCGACGAGGCCATTCGCCAGCGCGGCAAGGCCTTTTTCGCCAGCATCCGCGGCGAGTCGCCTTCGATCTTCAACAAGGGCTTCTGGACCGGCAAGGTCATGGACTGGGCCATGAAGAACGAAGGCTTCAAGGTGCAGTTGTTCCGGTTCGTGGACGTCCTGCCCTACCTGACCACTTCCGGAAACCTGTCGCGCCACATCGAGGAATATTTCGCCGGGGGCGAGGCCGGGGACATTCCGGCCGTGCTCAAGTGGGGCGCGGAAAAGTCCGGCCTGTTCGGCGGCGTCGCGGCCAAGCTCATGGGCAAGGCCATCCGCTCCAACATCGAGGGCATGGCCCGCCAGTTCATCGTGGGCGAGCAGACCAAGGAAGCGGTCAAGAATTTAAGCAAAATCCGCAAGGACGGCTTCGCCTTCACCGTGGACCTGCTCGGCGAGGCCACGGTCTCGGAGTTGGAATCCGACGCCTACCGCGACGGCTATCTGGAAGTCCTCGACGCCATTGCCGCCGAGCAGAAGTCCTGGAAGCCTTTCGGCGCGGGCACGGAGGGCCTCGATTGGGGCAGCGCGCCCAAGGTCAACGCCTCGATCAAGCCGTCGGCCCTTTTTTCCCAGGCCAGCCCCATGGATTTCGAGGGCTCGGTGGAAGGCATCCTGGCCCGCATGCGGCCGGTCTACCGCAAGATCATGGCCATGGGCGGGGCCATGTGCATCGACATGGAGCAGCTCAAGTACAAGGACATCACCATCGAGCTGTTCAAGCGCTTGCGCAGCGAGGCTGAATTTCGCGATTATCCCTATCTTTCCATCGTGCTCCAGGCCTACATGCGCGAGACCGAGCACGACATCAAGGACCTCATCGCCTGGGGCCGGGCCGAGGGCCTGCCGTTCGGCATGCGGCTGGTCAAGGGCGCGTACTGGGACTACGAGACGGTCATCGCCAAGCAGATGGGCTGGCCGGTGCCGGTCTGGACGCGCAAACCCGAGTCCGACATCGCCCACGAAAAGCTCGCCCGGCTGATCCTCGAAAACAGCGACCTCGTCTATTTCCAGTGCGCCTCCCACAACATCCGCACCATCTCCAACGTCATGGAGACGGCGGCGGAGTTGCAGGTCCCGGAAAACCGCTATGAATTCCAGGCGCTCTACGGCATGGCCGAGCCCGTGCGCAAGGGGCTGCTCAAGGTGGCCGGCCGGGTGCGGCTCTACTGTCCCTACGGCGAACTGCTGCCGGGCATGGCCTATCTGGTGCGCCGGCTGCTGGAAAACACGGCCAACGAGTCCTTCCTGCGCTTGAGCTTCGCCGACGGCGAGGCCGAGGACCGGCTGCTGGAAAATCCCCAGCTGACCCTGGAGCGCGAACTGGCGGCCGCACCGCCAAAGCCCGCCGAGCAGGCGCCCATCGACGGCCTGACCGCCTTCCGCAACGAACCCCTGGCCGACTTCACCGTGGCCGAGCTGCGAAAGGCCTTCCCCGAGGCCATCGCCCAGGTGCGCGGCGAAGCCGGCCGCCTGCTGCCGCTTCGCATCGGCGGCAAGTCCGTGGAGACCGACGACCGCATCCCCACCGTCAACCCGGCCGATCCGGGCGAGGTCCTGGCGAGCGTCTGCCAGGCCGGCACGGACGAAGTGGACGCGGCCATCGACGCCGCCGAGGCCGCGTTTCCGGCCTGGCGCGACACGTCGGCCAAGGAGCGCGCCGCGATCATCCTGAAGGCCGCCGCCATTGCCCGACGCGACATCGTGGCCCTGTCCGCGACCCAGGTGCTCGAGGTCGGCAAGCAGTGGGGGCAGGCCTACAACGACGTGGGCGAGGCCATCGACTTCCTGGAATACTACGCCCGCGAAGCCGTGCGCCTGGGCAGCCCCAAGCGCATGGGCCGGGAGCCCGGCGAGAAAAACCACCTCTTCTACGAGCCCAAAGGCGTCACCGCCGTCATCGCGCCCTGGAACTTCCCCCTGGCCATTTCCGTGGGCATGACCGCCGCCGCCATCGTGGCCGGCAACACGGTGGTCTACAAGCCCTCGAGCCTGTCGTCGCTCACCGGCTACGGCATGGCGGAAATCTTCAGGGAAGCCGGGCTGCCGGACGGCGTCTTCAACTACTGCCCCGGCCGGGGCTCGGTCATGGGCGACCATCTGGTCGAACATCCGAAAGTCAGCACCATCGCCTTTACCGGCTCCATGGAAACCGGGCTGCGCATCCAGGAAAAGGCGGCCAAGGTGCAGCCCGGCCAGGCCTACTGCAAGAAGGTCATCGCCGAGATGGGCGGCAAGAACGCCATCATCATCGACGACGACGCCGACCTCGACGAGGCGATCCTGGGCGTGGTCTATTCGGCCTTCGGCTTCCAGGGCCAGAAGTGCTCGGCCTGCTCCCGGGTCATCGTGGTCGATTCCATCTACGACAAGTTCGTCTCGCGCCTGACCGAGGCCTGCGGTTCGCTGCGCACCGGCCCCTCCGAGGACCCGGAAAACGCCATGGGTCCGGTGGTCGATCCGGCCCAGCAGAAAAAGGTCCAGGAATACTTGCAAGTCGCCCATGAGGAAGGACAGGTGCTGGTGGAGCGGCAGACCTCGGGACCGGGCTACTACGCCCCGCTGGTCGTGGTCGCCGGCATCCGGCCCGAGCATCGGCTGGCCCAGGAAGAGGTCTTCGGGCCGATCCTTGCCGTCATGAAGGCCGAAAGCTTCGATCAGGCCGTGGAGTGGGCCACAAGCACCCGCTTCGCCCTGACCGGCGGCGTCTATTCCCGCAGCCCCAGACACCTGGAAAAGGCGCGCCGGGAATTCCGCGTGGGCAACCTCTACCTCAACCGCAACTGCGTGGGGGCCATGGTCGGCCGCCAGCCGTTCGGCGGCTCCAGGATGTCGGGCGTCGGCTCCAAGTCCGGCGGCCCGGATTACCTGCTGCAATTCATGGAGCCGCGCGTGGTGACGGAAAACACCATCCGCCGCGGCTTCACGCCCATCGACGAAGACGACGAATGGTTTGAGTAG
- a CDS encoding 5'-nucleotidase/apyrase family protein — translation MTPLRRVAAFLAVTMFWAGLAFAGGDFALTILHTNDIHAHLASFDALGAFCSKEKDAAGKCQGGAARLATAVARERAKGGNTLLLDAGDQFQGTLFFTKYKGQACAFFMDRLGYDAMAVGNHEFDDGPATLANFIRALKFPILAANVDATRSPQLKGLIAPYVVREVAGRRIGIIGVTQPKAAQISSPGPDIAFPAIVPAVKNAVAALREKGVDIVILLSHAGLAGDKKLAAKVAGLDVIVGGHSHVLLGNGYPEAVGPCPLVIDAPDGGKTYIVTAGYWGRYLGVLHVDFDAAGKVTRAAGNPVRLDAAVPEDPATLAEVDRFGKPLEAFRAKVLGKSDRPIGAAMCRQEECVGGDLMAEAMLAGGRSRGAVAAIFNGGGVRAGMDAGEITLGDLLTAYPFPNTLVVLTLTGEDLLAVLEHGVSAVGFNAGSGRFPQVAGIRFALDIAKPAGKRISAVSVADATGHFAPLDPKAAYRLAISDYMARGGDSYSTFKTKGQDVDGDGDPLADLLARYITTHSPLSLKPDGRIGQGK, via the coding sequence ATGACGCCATTGCGACGGGTTGCGGCCTTTCTGGCCGTCACGATGTTCTGGGCCGGACTGGCCTTTGCCGGCGGGGATTTCGCGCTGACCATCCTGCACACCAACGACATCCACGCCCACCTGGCCTCGTTCGACGCGTTGGGGGCGTTTTGCTCCAAGGAGAAGGATGCGGCCGGCAAGTGCCAGGGCGGCGCGGCCCGGCTGGCCACGGCCGTCGCCCGGGAGCGCGCCAAGGGGGGCAATACGCTGCTGCTCGACGCCGGCGACCAGTTCCAGGGCACGCTCTTTTTCACCAAGTACAAGGGACAGGCCTGCGCCTTTTTCATGGACCGGCTCGGCTATGACGCCATGGCCGTGGGCAACCATGAATTCGACGACGGCCCGGCCACTTTGGCGAATTTTATTCGGGCGCTCAAGTTCCCGATTCTGGCCGCCAATGTCGACGCCACACGTTCGCCGCAACTAAAGGGACTTATCGCGCCGTACGTCGTTCGGGAGGTGGCCGGCCGCAGGATCGGCATCATCGGCGTCACCCAGCCCAAGGCGGCCCAGATTTCCAGCCCCGGACCGGACATCGCCTTTCCGGCCATCGTGCCGGCCGTCAAAAACGCCGTGGCCGCCTTGCGGGAAAAAGGCGTGGACATCGTGATCCTGCTGTCCCACGCCGGGCTTGCCGGCGACAAGAAGCTCGCGGCCAAGGTGGCCGGGCTCGACGTCATCGTCGGCGGCCACAGCCACGTGCTCCTCGGCAACGGCTATCCCGAGGCCGTGGGGCCGTGCCCCCTGGTCATCGACGCCCCGGACGGCGGCAAGACGTACATCGTCACTGCCGGCTACTGGGGCCGCTATCTCGGCGTGCTGCATGTGGATTTCGACGCGGCCGGAAAGGTGACCCGGGCGGCGGGCAACCCGGTGCGCCTGGACGCGGCCGTGCCCGAGGACCCGGCCACCCTGGCCGAGGTCGACCGCTTCGGCAAACCCCTCGAAGCGTTTCGGGCCAAGGTGCTGGGCAAAAGCGACAGGCCCATCGGCGCGGCCATGTGCCGCCAGGAGGAATGCGTCGGCGGCGACCTCATGGCCGAGGCCATGCTTGCCGGCGGGCGCTCACGCGGGGCCGTGGCCGCGATTTTCAACGGCGGCGGCGTGCGGGCCGGCATGGACGCGGGAGAGATCACCCTGGGCGATCTGCTCACCGCCTACCCCTTCCCCAACACCCTGGTCGTGCTCACCCTGACCGGCGAGGACCTGCTCGCCGTGCTGGAACACGGCGTGTCGGCCGTGGGGTTTAACGCGGGCAGCGGCCGCTTTCCCCAGGTGGCCGGCATCCGCTTCGCGCTCGACATCGCAAAGCCCGCCGGCAAACGCATCAGCGCCGTGTCCGTGGCCGACGCCACCGGACATTTCGCGCCACTCGATCCCAAGGCCGCATACCGGCTGGCGATCAGCGACTACATGGCCCGGGGCGGCGACAGCTACAGCACCTTCAAGACAAAGGGCCAGGACGTGGACGGCGACGGCGATCCGCTGGCCGACCTGCTGGCCCGCTACATCACCACCCACTCGCCCCTGTCCCTCAAACCCGACGGCCGTATTGGCCAGGGGAAGTAA
- the trmFO gene encoding methylenetetrahydrofolate--tRNA-(uracil(54)-C(5))-methyltransferase (FADH(2)-oxidizing) TrmFO, protein MPIAIIGGGLAGCECALALARAGVASTIFECKPAHFSPAHVSPGLAELVCSNSLRSDEPVTAVGLLKVEMAALGSAVIEVARETAVPAGKALAVDREHFSAAMTARIENEPLVTLTRREIMSLSDPALAGFEKVVVAAGPLATDRLATSLCETIGQESLYFYDAIAPIVTTESVDMEQAFWQSRWQEGEGDYCNCPLDEAQYKAFVAELVAARKVPSREFEKELHFEGCLPIEAMAERGERTLAFGPMKPIGLTDPKTGRRPYAVVQLRPENVAKSTLNLVGFQTKLVYGEQERIFRLIPALHAAEFTRLGSIHRNTFVNAPRVLNDRLELLARPGTYLAGQITGVEGYVESAACGLWLGVQLGARLGRGVEISPPPVVTALGALLGHLRTPVKKFQPSNVNFGLTPPLEERMKKANRKLAYPQRAGEAWEQWRERFSSIYSDLQIL, encoded by the coding sequence ATGCCTATAGCCATCATCGGCGGCGGACTGGCCGGGTGCGAGTGCGCGTTGGCGCTCGCCCGGGCCGGCGTCGCGTCCACGATTTTCGAATGCAAGCCGGCGCATTTTTCTCCGGCCCATGTGAGCCCCGGCCTGGCCGAGCTGGTCTGTTCCAATTCCCTGCGCTCCGACGAGCCGGTCACGGCGGTCGGGCTGCTCAAGGTCGAGATGGCGGCCCTCGGCAGCGCCGTGATCGAGGTGGCGCGCGAGACGGCCGTGCCGGCGGGCAAGGCGCTGGCCGTGGACCGGGAACACTTCTCGGCGGCCATGACCGCGCGCATCGAAAACGAGCCGCTTGTGACGCTCACGCGCCGCGAGATCATGAGCCTGTCCGATCCGGCCCTGGCCGGATTCGAGAAGGTGGTGGTCGCGGCCGGGCCCCTGGCCACGGACCGGCTGGCCACGAGCCTTTGCGAGACGATCGGCCAGGAGAGCCTGTATTTTTACGACGCCATCGCGCCGATCGTGACCACCGAATCCGTGGACATGGAACAGGCGTTCTGGCAGTCGCGCTGGCAGGAGGGCGAAGGGGACTACTGCAACTGCCCCCTCGACGAGGCCCAGTACAAGGCGTTCGTGGCCGAGCTTGTGGCCGCGCGCAAGGTGCCGAGCCGCGAGTTCGAAAAGGAGCTGCATTTCGAGGGCTGCCTGCCCATCGAGGCCATGGCCGAGCGCGGCGAGCGCACCCTGGCCTTCGGCCCCATGAAGCCGATCGGGCTGACCGACCCGAAAACGGGCCGGCGACCCTATGCCGTGGTGCAGTTGCGCCCGGAAAACGTGGCCAAGAGCACCCTGAATCTGGTCGGGTTCCAGACCAAGCTGGTCTACGGCGAGCAGGAGCGGATCTTTCGCCTGATCCCGGCGCTCCATGCGGCCGAATTCACCCGGCTCGGCAGCATCCACCGCAACACCTTCGTCAACGCGCCGCGCGTCTTGAACGACCGGCTGGAGCTGCTCGCCCGGCCGGGAACGTATCTGGCCGGCCAGATCACGGGGGTGGAGGGCTATGTGGAGTCGGCGGCCTGCGGCCTGTGGCTTGGGGTGCAGCTTGGGGCGCGGCTCGGCCGGGGCGTGGAGATTTCGCCGCCGCCGGTGGTGACGGCGCTTGGGGCGCTTCTCGGGCATCTGCGCACGCCGGTCAAAAAATTCCAGCCGAGCAACGTCAATTTCGGGCTCACGCCGCCGCTCGAGGAGCGCATGAAGAAGGCGAATCGGAAGCTGGCCTATCCCCAGCGGGCCGGGGAGGCGTGGGAGCAGTGGCGTGAGCGTTTTTCTTCAATTTATTCTGACCTCCAAATTTTATAG
- the tatA gene encoding twin-arginine translocase TatA/TatE family subunit gives MFAGLFEPIHLLLILGVVLIIFGPGKLANVGHDLGKAVRDFRSAMEARDVTPQVAAPKPAAGHVEQGDARGETL, from the coding sequence ATGTTCGCAGGGCTGTTCGAACCCATCCATTTGCTGCTTATCCTCGGCGTGGTCCTTATCATCTTCGGGCCGGGCAAACTGGCCAACGTGGGACACGACCTGGGCAAGGCGGTGCGGGATTTCCGGTCCGCCATGGAAGCACGGGATGTGACGCCGCAAGTGGCTGCCCCCAAGCCGGCCGCCGGGCATGTGGAGCAAGGCGATGCGCGCGGGGAAACCCTTTAG
- the wrbA gene encoding NAD(P)H:quinone oxidoreductase, whose product MNVLIVYYSLYGHVAAMAQAVAEGVHQVEGVTATLRRVPETLTAEVIEKMHAVDAQKTLSTVPVCTLEELEQADAIMFGTPTRFGNMCGQMRQFLDATGQIWMRGGLVGKPGGVFCSTATQHGGQETTLMSFIQTLLHQGMIVVGLPYAYAGQMRVDEITGGTPYGASTIAAGDGSRMPTENELDAARFQGRHTAEITKKLRG is encoded by the coding sequence ATGAACGTGCTGATCGTTTACTATTCATTGTACGGCCACGTGGCGGCCATGGCCCAGGCCGTGGCCGAGGGCGTGCATCAGGTGGAGGGCGTGACGGCCACGTTGCGCCGGGTGCCGGAAACCTTGACGGCCGAGGTCATCGAGAAAATGCACGCCGTCGATGCCCAGAAAACCCTGTCCACCGTGCCGGTGTGCACCCTGGAGGAGTTGGAGCAGGCCGACGCCATCATGTTCGGTACGCCGACCCGTTTCGGCAATATGTGCGGCCAGATGCGCCAGTTTCTCGACGCCACGGGCCAGATCTGGATGCGCGGCGGTCTGGTCGGCAAGCCGGGTGGCGTGTTCTGTTCCACCGCCACCCAGCATGGCGGCCAGGAAACCACGCTGATGTCGTTTATCCAGACGCTGCTCCACCAGGGCATGATCGTGGTGGGCCTGCCCTATGCCTACGCCGGGCAGATGCGCGTGGACGAGATCACGGGCGGCACGCCCTATGGCGCGTCCACCATCGCCGCCGGCGACGGTTCCCGCATGCCCACGGAAAACGAGCTGGACGCCGCCCGGTTCCAGGGCCGCCATACCGCCGAGATCACCAAGAAGTTGCGTGGATAG
- a CDS encoding DMT family transporter, producing the protein MPDQKKATRYGLATVAMWSTVATAFKLSLAHLDPLQLLLYASLSSCLVLAATLAVQGRLGGLARLSRAQWRRSFALGALNPFLYYTILFAAYDLLPAQEAQPLNYTWAITLSLLAVPLLGQKLRGRDLLALVVSYSGVVVISTHGDILGMRFASPSGVVLALASTVIWALYWIAGTRDDRDPVVGLLANFLCSLPLTLLAVLCFSDPFPGSLAGLGGAAYVGVFEMGLAFVTWLTALKCAANAARVANLIFLSPFCSLILIHFFVGEEILPSTLVGLVLILVGLGMQRYKNIA; encoded by the coding sequence ATGCCCGATCAGAAAAAAGCCACCCGATACGGCCTGGCCACGGTCGCCATGTGGTCCACGGTGGCCACGGCCTTCAAGCTGTCCCTGGCCCACCTCGACCCGCTGCAACTGCTGCTTTACGCCAGCCTGTCCTCCTGCTTGGTCCTGGCCGCGACCCTGGCCGTCCAGGGGCGTCTCGGGGGGCTTGCGCGGCTTTCGCGGGCCCAGTGGCGGCGGTCCTTCGCCCTGGGGGCGCTCAATCCCTTTCTCTATTATACGATTCTTTTCGCCGCCTATGACCTGCTGCCGGCCCAGGAGGCCCAGCCGCTCAACTACACCTGGGCCATCACGCTGTCGCTTCTGGCCGTGCCGCTGCTTGGCCAGAAGCTGCGGGGCCGGGATCTGCTGGCGCTGGTGGTGAGCTACAGCGGCGTGGTGGTCATCTCCACCCACGGCGACATTCTGGGAATGCGTTTCGCCAGCCCCTCCGGGGTGGTCCTGGCGCTCGCCTCCACGGTCATCTGGGCGCTCTATTGGATCGCCGGGACCAGGGACGACCGGGACCCGGTGGTGGGGCTGCTCGCCAATTTCCTGTGCAGCCTGCCGCTGACGCTTCTGGCTGTTTTGTGTTTTTCCGATCCGTTTCCGGGATCGCTGGCCGGGCTTGGCGGCGCGGCCTACGTGGGCGTTTTCGAGATGGGGCTGGCTTTTGTGACGTGGCTCACGGCGCTCAAATGCGCCGCCAACGCCGCCCGGGTGGCCAACCTTATTTTTCTCTCGCCCTTTTGCTCGCTGATTCTCATCCATTTCTTCGTGGGCGAGGAGATTTTGCCGTCCACTCTCGTCGGGCTGGTGCTGATTTTGGTCGGGTTAGGGATGCAAAGATACAAGAATATAGCGTAG
- a CDS encoding DUF6430 domain-containing protein, giving the protein MKYFFNTILSKTYWQYLLLSRTGIELILSIFGGLYLFVEALDFFKIYSRDKYAPYAFIIILLTSIIGSILLRRPINSISVQIPNLDIIIEVKIANLFDSCGAIMISTNTKFEADVAGGKIDPHSLQGQFTAMYFTGNQTGLIEKINSALKKFNSPAPFPMGTTIPINTHGRTFYFTAMSSLNAQGNAETTIDDLILSLEGLWQYIKDAGDLQELAIPVIGTGRGRLKQSRKKVIAIIAESFMKASEQKKFTDKLTIVIWPKDAHNFGVNLYDIKDNLRQILYS; this is encoded by the coding sequence ATGAAGTATTTTTTCAATACTATTCTTAGCAAAACCTACTGGCAATATTTACTACTCTCAAGAACAGGAATCGAATTAATTCTTTCAATCTTTGGAGGTCTTTACTTATTTGTAGAAGCGCTCGATTTTTTTAAGATATATTCAAGAGATAAATACGCACCATACGCATTCATAATCATCCTCTTAACTTCTATTATTGGTTCCATTTTACTTAGAAGGCCAATCAACTCAATCTCCGTCCAAATTCCAAATCTTGACATTATTATTGAAGTAAAAATTGCAAATTTATTTGATAGTTGCGGTGCTATCATGATAAGCACCAACACAAAATTTGAAGCCGATGTAGCGGGTGGGAAAATAGACCCCCACAGCCTACAGGGGCAATTTACCGCTATGTATTTTACAGGAAATCAAACAGGGTTAATCGAGAAAATTAATTCTGCCCTTAAAAAATTCAACAGTCCGGCCCCGTTTCCTATGGGAACAACCATCCCAATTAATACTCATGGGAGGACATTTTATTTTACTGCCATGTCCAGCTTAAACGCACAAGGCAATGCAGAAACAACCATTGACGATCTTATATTATCACTAGAAGGTCTTTGGCAATACATAAAAGATGCAGGTGACCTACAAGAGCTTGCTATTCCAGTCATTGGAACGGGCAGAGGCCGTCTAAAACAATCAAGAAAAAAAGTTATCGCCATCATAGCAGAATCTTTTATGAAAGCTTCGGAACAAAAGAAGTTCACCGACAAACTTACAATTGTAATTTGGCCAAAAGATGCACATAATTTTGGGGTCAATTTATACGATATAAAAGACAACCTTCGTCAAATATTATATTCATAG